Proteins encoded together in one Pseudomonadota bacterium window:
- the bamE gene encoding outer membrane protein assembly factor BamE, which yields MTKYTPVLGKYVLLFILASGLSACGGYKINVLQGNYLDQEKINQVESGMTRNQVKYLLGTPMIADSFHENRWDYVYQFRIGKTGQVIERKVTIYFEGDTVQRVEQYGQNPDTETALSES from the coding sequence ATGACAAAGTATACCCCAGTTTTAGGTAAGTACGTTCTACTTTTCATTCTCGCCTCAGGCTTGAGCGCCTGCGGCGGCTATAAAATCAACGTGCTCCAAGGCAATTATCTGGATCAAGAAAAAATTAACCAGGTCGAGTCAGGTATGACTCGCAACCAGGTTAAATATCTGCTTGGCACACCGATGATCGCCGACTCCTTCCATGAGAATCGCTGGGACTACGTGTATCAGTTTCGCATTGGCAAAACTGGCCAAGTTATCGAGCGCAAGGTGACGATTTATTTTGAGGGCGATACGGTTCAGCGCGTCGAACAATACGGCCAGAATCCCGATACTGAGACGGCACTAAGCGAATCGTAA
- the carA gene encoding glutamine-hydrolyzing carbamoyl-phosphate synthase small subunit, with protein sequence MTVPAILALEDGTLFQGHSIGAAGSTVGEVVFNTAMSGYQEILTDPSYSRQLVTLTYPHIGNTGVNLDDQESDQIQAGGLIIRDLPILPSNWRMEESLSDYLIRQQTVAIADIDTRRLTRHLRTHGAQNGCIMTGSYDADVAVAAAQKFPGLKGMDLAKVVSTKTEYQWAENIWTLEGDTPDVSKRYRVVAYDFGVKRNILRLLVHHGCDVTVVPAETPAEAVLAMSPDGVFLSNGPGDPEPCDYAIDAIKTILAQRIPTFGICLGHQLLALASGARTIKMKFGHHGANHPIQDLASKVVMISSQNHGFAVDQDSLPDHLTATHISLFDQSLQGIARTDTPAFGFQGHPEASPGPHDLRPLFGQFIDMMKVHQQSLMAS encoded by the coding sequence GTGACAGTACCAGCCATTCTTGCGCTCGAAGATGGAACACTCTTCCAGGGCCATTCCATTGGTGCGGCCGGAAGCACCGTCGGTGAGGTCGTTTTCAATACCGCGATGAGCGGCTATCAGGAAATTCTGACCGACCCATCCTATTCACGTCAGCTTGTCACATTGACCTATCCTCATATCGGCAACACTGGCGTCAACCTCGATGACCAGGAGTCCGATCAGATTCAGGCCGGCGGCCTGATCATTCGCGACTTGCCCATCCTGCCGAGCAATTGGCGTATGGAGGAGTCTTTGAGCGATTACCTAATACGCCAACAAACGGTCGCCATCGCCGATATCGACACGCGTCGATTGACGCGCCACCTGCGAACCCATGGAGCACAGAACGGCTGCATCATGACCGGCAGTTACGATGCGGATGTGGCGGTCGCCGCGGCGCAGAAGTTTCCGGGTTTGAAGGGCATGGATCTGGCGAAAGTGGTGTCAACCAAAACGGAATATCAGTGGGCAGAAAATATCTGGACATTGGAAGGCGACACACCGGATGTCAGTAAGCGCTATCGAGTTGTGGCCTACGATTTTGGCGTGAAACGCAATATTCTTCGGCTGCTGGTGCATCACGGTTGCGATGTCACGGTGGTGCCCGCTGAGACGCCCGCCGAGGCGGTCCTGGCGATGTCGCCGGACGGCGTGTTTTTATCAAACGGGCCGGGCGATCCCGAACCGTGTGACTACGCCATAGACGCGATCAAAACGATCCTGGCGCAGCGGATACCGACGTTTGGTATTTGCCTTGGGCACCAATTGTTGGCCTTGGCGAGCGGGGCGCGCACCATCAAAATGAAGTTTGGTCATCACGGCGCGAACCACCCCATTCAAGATCTGGCGTCCAAGGTCGTGATGATCAGCAGCCAGAATCACGGTTTTGCGGTGGATCAAGACAGTCTGCCTGATCACCTCACCGCTACTCACATTTCACTGTTCGATCAATCGCTACAGGGCATTGCCCGAACCGACACGCCGGCGTTCGGTTTTCAAGGTCACCCTGAAGCCAGTCCGGGACCACATGATTTGCGCCCGCTGTTCGGTCAGTTTATCGACATGATGAAGGTTCATCAGCAGTCGCTAATGGCCAGCTGA
- the dnaJ gene encoding molecular chaperone DnaJ: MSDDYYQVLGVERSADEATIKKAYRRLAMKHHPDRNAGDVESEAKFKAAKEAYEVLSDPNKRARYDQFGKEGLSGAAGGGGMHSDFGDIFGDVFGDIFGGGRRRSSGPQVYRGADLRYGLSLSLEQVVFGDEVKIDIPKAHVCEACDGSGCADGTKPVTCDTCGGVGQVRMQQGFFSVQQTCPKCRGSGVIITNPCKQCSGTGRVRKTKTLSIKIPAGVDEGDRIRLSGEGEPGQNGGPPGDLFVEIEVKPHKIFAREGSHLHCEVPISFVTAALGGEVEVPTLGGQVSLKVPAGTQSSKRFRLRGKGVKPVRGGSVGDLYCTAVIETPVNLTREQKTLLEQLDESLQSGASNHSPKSRSWLDGVKSFFDDLTQ; this comes from the coding sequence ATGTCTGACGATTATTATCAGGTGCTGGGCGTAGAACGATCGGCCGACGAGGCGACGATCAAGAAAGCCTATCGTCGATTGGCAATGAAGCATCATCCGGATCGCAACGCCGGCGACGTTGAGTCAGAGGCCAAGTTTAAGGCCGCCAAAGAAGCCTATGAGGTGCTCAGCGATCCCAATAAGCGGGCGCGCTACGATCAGTTTGGCAAGGAAGGGTTGTCGGGTGCCGCGGGTGGTGGCGGTATGCATAGCGACTTTGGCGACATTTTCGGCGATGTATTTGGCGATATATTCGGCGGCGGTCGTCGTCGCAGTAGTGGTCCCCAAGTGTATCGTGGCGCAGATTTGCGTTACGGCCTGTCGTTGTCCCTTGAACAGGTCGTGTTTGGCGATGAAGTCAAAATTGACATTCCCAAAGCGCATGTCTGTGAGGCGTGTGATGGCAGTGGGTGTGCCGATGGCACCAAGCCGGTCACGTGTGATACGTGCGGTGGCGTCGGTCAGGTGCGAATGCAGCAGGGTTTCTTCTCCGTCCAACAAACCTGCCCCAAGTGTCGTGGGAGCGGGGTGATCATCACCAACCCCTGTAAACAGTGCTCTGGAACCGGCCGCGTGCGCAAGACCAAAACGTTGTCCATTAAGATACCCGCCGGTGTGGATGAAGGGGATCGCATTCGCCTGAGCGGCGAAGGCGAACCCGGCCAAAATGGGGGGCCACCTGGCGATCTGTTTGTTGAAATCGAGGTTAAGCCCCACAAGATTTTTGCGCGGGAAGGCAGTCACCTGCATTGCGAGGTGCCCATCAGCTTTGTCACGGCGGCATTGGGCGGTGAGGTCGAGGTGCCGACGCTCGGCGGTCAGGTGTCTCTAAAGGTGCCGGCCGGCACTCAATCATCCAAGCGTTTCCGACTGCGCGGCAAGGGCGTCAAGCCGGTGCGCGGGGGTTCGGTAGGCGACTTGTATTGCACGGCCGTGATCGAGACACCCGTCAATTTGACCCGCGAGCAAAAAACGCTGTTGGAGCAGCTTGATGAATCGCTACAATCCGGCGCTTCGAATCACAGCCCCAAATCGCGTTCCTGGCTCGATGGAGTCAAATCCTTTTTTGACGACCTCACTCAGTGA
- a CDS encoding NAD(+) kinase gives MTRQSATPNFRSIALIARDHDPNVQETVAALIAYLLRNDRTVWVAKDTAFEHIEGVRACPENALGDHCDLVIAVGGDGTMLQAAHLIRRASLPLLGINRGRRGFLADILPHEVEDGLGSILRGEFVRESRMLLQATLRHGNDVKQSQVALNDIVVQRGAMGQMLDFDVRVDGAYVNTHRGDGLIISTPTGSTAYALSSGGPIMQPGLNAVAMVPICPHTLSDRPVVIPGNSHIEIRVEHRFEADAFVTVDGRMTDEMAVGDTLEVTQAADRITLLHPTNYDYFEVLRSKLNWGHYGLPEKA, from the coding sequence ATGACCCGCCAATCAGCGACCCCGAACTTTCGCTCGATTGCCCTCATTGCGCGCGATCACGATCCCAATGTCCAAGAAACGGTGGCGGCACTCATCGCCTATCTTCTGCGCAACGACCGCACGGTTTGGGTAGCCAAAGACACCGCGTTCGAGCACATTGAGGGTGTTCGCGCCTGCCCCGAGAACGCCCTTGGCGATCATTGCGATCTGGTCATTGCCGTTGGCGGTGACGGCACCATGCTCCAGGCGGCCCATCTCATCCGACGAGCGAGCTTACCGCTTCTGGGGATTAACCGTGGCCGACGGGGGTTTCTCGCCGACATCTTGCCGCACGAAGTCGAGGACGGCTTGGGCAGTATTTTGCGAGGCGAATTCGTGCGCGAATCACGCATGTTACTCCAGGCCACACTGCGACACGGAAACGACGTTAAGCAATCGCAGGTTGCCCTCAATGACATTGTGGTTCAACGCGGCGCCATGGGCCAAATGCTCGATTTCGACGTAAGGGTTGACGGCGCGTACGTCAACACCCACCGAGGCGACGGGCTAATTATTTCTACGCCTACCGGCTCGACCGCGTACGCCCTATCGAGCGGCGGTCCGATTATGCAGCCGGGCCTCAATGCCGTGGCGATGGTGCCGATCTGCCCGCACACGCTCAGTGACCGTCCGGTTGTGATCCCAGGCAACTCACACATCGAGATTCGGGTCGAACACCGCTTTGAAGCAGACGCCTTTGTCACCGTCGACGGACGCATGACCGATGAAATGGCCGTCGGCGATACGCTGGAAGTGACGCAAGCCGCCGATCGTATTACGCTTCTGCATCCCACGAACTACGACTATTTCGAGGTGCTTCGCTCCAAACTGAATTGGGGCCATTACGGGCTCCCTGAAAAGGCCTAA
- a CDS encoding RnfH family protein, whose amino-acid sequence MSESTMVRCELVFATPERQVLLSLTVPEGTTAIELVHQSPLAAEFPEVDFSAPPLGVFAQRVATDYIVQEGDRVEVYRPLTADPKDVRRALAASGLTMGKRDDEPLP is encoded by the coding sequence GTGTCTGAATCGACTATGGTGCGTTGTGAGCTGGTATTCGCCACGCCCGAACGCCAGGTTTTGTTGTCGTTGACGGTGCCCGAAGGCACGACCGCAATCGAATTAGTTCATCAGTCGCCGCTTGCTGCCGAATTTCCTGAAGTTGACTTCAGTGCGCCACCGCTTGGTGTATTTGCCCAGCGCGTAGCGACCGATTACATCGTCCAGGAGGGCGATCGCGTTGAGGTATACAGGCCACTCACTGCCGATCCCAAAGACGTTCGCCGGGCGCTCGCCGCTTCGGGTTTGACAATGGGCAAACGGGATGATGAACCGTTGCCGTGA
- the dapB gene encoding 4-hydroxy-tetrahydrodipicolinate reductase, with protein MTRARVVLFGATGRMGRALQLVLAESAQAAFFGAVGRVVAGGHVATDATGAATDPKNLLEQADVCIDFTLPETLGTHLDLCTQHRVAYVSGVTGLGDAAQDALDHAADTIPLLWAPNMSTSVNVCFGAAADIARRLSGEVSVSIHDIHHAGKQDAPSGTALEFGRLIQATGATLQPIRYTSVRDGRHPGEHHILFESGTDQIELRHRAGDRREFAVGAVRAASWLIDQSPGRYNMQNVLNITNSP; from the coding sequence ATGACACGTGCGCGCGTTGTGCTGTTTGGGGCCACAGGCCGCATGGGACGAGCGCTGCAGTTGGTGCTGGCAGAGTCCGCCCAAGCCGCCTTTTTTGGCGCGGTTGGGCGCGTGGTCGCCGGCGGGCATGTGGCGACCGATGCCACGGGTGCCGCAACGGATCCCAAGAACTTGCTGGAGCAAGCGGACGTCTGCATCGACTTTACGCTGCCTGAGACGCTGGGGACGCACCTTGATCTTTGCACACAGCATCGGGTTGCGTACGTGTCGGGTGTGACCGGACTCGGCGACGCCGCGCAGGACGCGCTTGATCATGCGGCGGACACCATTCCGTTGCTGTGGGCGCCAAATATGAGCACCTCGGTGAATGTCTGCTTTGGTGCGGCCGCCGATATTGCTCGTCGCCTGAGCGGTGAGGTATCGGTCTCGATTCATGATATTCATCACGCGGGCAAGCAGGACGCGCCGTCGGGCACCGCGCTCGAATTTGGGCGGTTGATACAGGCAACCGGCGCCACGCTTCAACCGATTCGCTACACGAGCGTTCGGGATGGCCGTCACCCGGGCGAACACCACATTCTGTTTGAGAGCGGAACGGATCAAATCGAGCTGCGGCACCGCGCGGGCGATCGCCGGGAGTTTGCGGTGGGCGCAGTGCGCGCGGCGAGTTGGCTTATCGATCAGTCGCCCGGGCGCTATAACATGCAGAATGTATTGAACATTACAAACTCTCCATAG
- the grpE gene encoding nucleotide exchange factor GrpE, giving the protein MNDKEKSVETEEQTVSEEGVANAHESAEGESLSPSVEVEIDRDSVDGLKKALAAMETKADDHWARYLRTAAEMENVRKRAQRDVEKAHKYGFEKFAGDVLGVRDSMVMGLEAAKENATTESFTEGTEMTLKLLDQVLARHGVTEIDPAGETFNPDLHEAMAMIDSPDAEPNTVVQVVQTGYEINGRLLRAARVLVAKA; this is encoded by the coding sequence ATGAACGATAAAGAAAAATCAGTTGAAACTGAAGAACAAACTGTGTCTGAAGAAGGCGTGGCCAACGCACACGAATCCGCCGAGGGCGAGTCGCTTTCCCCGAGCGTCGAAGTGGAGATCGATCGCGATAGCGTCGACGGCTTGAAAAAAGCGCTCGCCGCCATGGAAACGAAGGCTGACGACCATTGGGCGCGGTATCTGAGAACGGCTGCCGAAATGGAAAACGTGCGGAAGCGCGCGCAGCGCGACGTTGAAAAAGCCCATAAGTATGGTTTTGAGAAATTTGCCGGCGATGTGTTGGGGGTCCGCGACAGCATGGTAATGGGGCTCGAGGCGGCAAAGGAAAATGCGACCACTGAATCGTTTACCGAGGGCACGGAGATGACCCTTAAGCTTCTGGATCAGGTGCTGGCCCGCCACGGGGTCACCGAAATCGATCCGGCGGGCGAGACGTTCAACCCCGATTTGCATGAGGCAATGGCCATGATTGATAGCCCCGATGCCGAGCCGAATACGGTGGTTCAGGTGGTGCAGACCGGCTACGAAATTAACGGCCGTCTGTTGCGGGCGGCGCGCGTGCTGGTGGCCAAGGCCTAA
- the dnaK gene encoding molecular chaperone DnaK, whose product MGRIIGIDLGTTNSCVAVMDGDQPKVIENSEGDRTTPSVVAFTKDDEVLVGQPAKRQAVTNPENTLFAVKRLIGRRFDDEVVAKDRDMVPYNIVKADNGDAWVEVHGKKMAPPEVSARVLMKMKKTAEDYLGEEVTEAVITVPAYFNDSQRQATKDAGRIAGLEVKRIINEPTAAALAYGMDKQRGDRKIAVYDLGGGTFDVSIIEIAEVDGEHQFEVLSTNGDTFLGGEDFDLRIIQYLAKEFEKESGVDVSKDAVAMQRLKEAAETAKIELSSSQQTEVNLPYITADASGPKHLNIKLTRAKLESLVEDLVTRTITPCKVALNDAGLSVGEIANVILVGGQTRMPKVIEAVKDFFGKDPRRDVNPDEAVAVGAAIQGGVLAGDVKDVLLLDVTPLSLGIETLGGVMTKLIDKNTTIPTNAQETFSTAADNQPEVTIQVLQGERERAQDNKSLGRFNLSGIAPAPRGVPQIEVTFDIDANGILNVSAKDKATGKEQKIVIKASSGLSDDEIDQMVQDAESHAEEDAKFRELVDARNQGDAMIHATEKSMEELGDKVTAEERGAIESATADLRKALEGDNKEAIESKTQALAQASAGMAERLYAQSEDGAPAEDSGASDVDDAVDAEFEEVKSDDNK is encoded by the coding sequence ATGGGCAGAATCATAGGCATTGACCTTGGCACAACTAACTCATGTGTGGCGGTCATGGACGGCGATCAGCCGAAAGTCATCGAAAACAGCGAGGGCGACCGCACCACCCCGTCTGTCGTGGCATTCACGAAAGACGATGAGGTGCTCGTCGGGCAACCAGCGAAGCGTCAGGCCGTGACCAACCCCGAAAACACGCTCTTTGCCGTCAAGCGTCTCATCGGTCGTCGATTTGACGATGAGGTCGTCGCCAAAGATCGCGACATGGTGCCGTACAACATTGTCAAAGCCGACAACGGCGACGCGTGGGTGGAAGTGCATGGCAAAAAAATGGCGCCACCGGAAGTGTCCGCCCGTGTACTCATGAAAATGAAAAAAACCGCCGAGGACTACCTGGGCGAAGAAGTCACCGAAGCGGTCATCACCGTGCCTGCGTATTTTAATGACTCTCAGCGTCAGGCAACCAAGGATGCGGGTCGCATCGCGGGCCTCGAAGTGAAGCGAATTATCAACGAGCCCACTGCGGCGGCGTTGGCGTATGGCATGGACAAGCAGCGTGGTGATCGCAAGATTGCGGTCTACGACCTCGGGGGTGGTACGTTCGACGTATCGATTATCGAAATTGCCGAGGTGGATGGTGAGCATCAGTTCGAGGTGCTCTCGACCAATGGTGATACGTTCCTGGGTGGTGAAGACTTCGATCTGCGAATCATTCAATACCTTGCTAAAGAGTTCGAAAAAGAGAGCGGTGTCGACGTCAGTAAAGACGCGGTGGCCATGCAGCGTCTGAAAGAAGCGGCTGAAACGGCCAAAATCGAGCTGTCATCAAGTCAGCAAACAGAAGTCAATTTGCCGTACATCACCGCCGATGCCAGTGGGCCGAAACATCTCAACATCAAATTGACCCGTGCCAAATTGGAATCGCTGGTCGAAGACCTCGTGACCCGCACCATCACACCCTGCAAGGTTGCACTGAACGATGCTGGCCTGTCGGTCGGCGAAATTGCCAATGTCATTTTGGTGGGTGGTCAAACTCGCATGCCCAAAGTGATCGAGGCGGTAAAAGATTTCTTCGGTAAAGATCCCCGTCGGGACGTGAATCCGGATGAGGCCGTGGCGGTGGGTGCCGCCATTCAAGGTGGCGTGTTGGCGGGTGACGTCAAAGACGTGTTGCTGCTGGACGTGACGCCGTTGTCGCTTGGCATTGAAACACTCGGTGGCGTCATGACCAAGCTGATCGACAAGAACACCACCATTCCGACCAACGCGCAGGAGACGTTTTCGACGGCGGCCGACAATCAGCCAGAGGTGACCATTCAGGTGCTTCAGGGAGAGCGTGAGCGCGCACAGGACAACAAGTCCTTGGGTCGTTTCAATTTGTCCGGTATTGCGCCGGCCCCGCGGGGTGTGCCGCAGATCGAGGTCACCTTCGACATCGATGCGAACGGTATCCTTAATGTGTCGGCGAAAGACAAAGCAACGGGCAAAGAACAGAAAATCGTGATCAAAGCCTCAAGCGGTTTGTCGGACGATGAAATCGACCAAATGGTGCAAGACGCCGAGTCGCATGCAGAGGAAGACGCCAAGTTCCGTGAATTGGTGGATGCCCGCAACCAAGGCGACGCCATGATTCATGCCACGGAAAAATCGATGGAGGAACTCGGCGATAAAGTGACAGCTGAGGAGCGTGGTGCGATCGAATCCGCCACGGCAGATCTTCGCAAAGCGCTTGAAGGCGATAACAAAGAGGCCATTGAGTCCAAGACGCAGGCGTTGGCCCAAGCGTCCGCCGGCATGGCGGAGCGACTCTACGCGCAGAGCGAAGACGGTGCCCCGGCAGAAGACAGCGGTGCGTCAGACGTCGACGACGCGGTGGACGCGGAGTTTGAGGAAGTCAAAAGCGACGACAACAAGTAG
- the hrcA gene encoding heat-inducible transcriptional repressor HrcA has product MTTQHDGSGLSDRAQALLKTLVEQYIDGGQPVGSNTLLERSGVNASSATIRNVMSRLEKLGFIRSPHTSAGRIPTDLGYRCFVDTLLKVPPMSEAQLARLQHDFQTQARDAMSSKDVVQSATSMLSSFTRMAGVVTLPRQNHLALNRIEFLPLSGAKILVIMVVNNQEVENRIIELDREYTESELRQASNFLNARFAGADIASVRRTLVAELEQTRDDMNQLMLNAIQLAKSAFDTDTDKGSGIAVAGETHLMDYQDLSDMERIRDLFNAFNEQRDLLQLLDKSMSAEGVRIFIGEESGYELLDACSVVSAPYSNEEGVVGVLAVIGPTRMAYERVIPIVDVTANILTSALKSND; this is encoded by the coding sequence ATGACAACCCAACATGATGGCAGTGGCCTGTCCGACAGGGCGCAGGCGCTACTGAAAACTCTGGTCGAACAGTATATCGACGGCGGTCAGCCGGTCGGTTCTAACACGCTGCTCGAACGATCGGGTGTCAATGCAAGCTCGGCGACCATTCGTAACGTGATGTCCCGACTTGAAAAGCTCGGTTTCATTCGCTCGCCGCATACATCGGCGGGTCGTATTCCGACCGACCTTGGCTATCGCTGCTTTGTGGATACACTCCTGAAGGTGCCGCCGATGTCCGAGGCGCAGCTTGCCCGCTTGCAGCATGATTTTCAGACACAAGCGCGCGACGCGATGAGCTCCAAAGACGTGGTACAAAGCGCGACGTCGATGCTATCGAGTTTTACCCGCATGGCGGGTGTGGTGACGCTGCCCCGACAAAACCATCTCGCGCTCAACCGTATTGAGTTCTTACCCTTGTCGGGAGCCAAGATCCTGGTGATCATGGTGGTGAATAACCAAGAAGTCGAGAATCGCATTATCGAACTCGACCGCGAATACACCGAATCCGAGTTACGGCAGGCGTCCAATTTTCTCAATGCGCGATTTGCCGGTGCGGATATCGCATCGGTCCGCCGCACGCTCGTCGCCGAGCTCGAGCAAACCCGCGATGATATGAACCAGCTCATGCTGAATGCCATTCAACTGGCAAAATCCGCGTTTGATACCGATACCGACAAAGGCAGTGGCATCGCTGTGGCCGGCGAAACCCATCTGATGGACTATCAAGATCTATCGGATATGGAGCGCATTCGCGATCTGTTCAACGCCTTTAATGAACAGCGCGACCTGCTTCAGCTGTTGGATAAGTCGATGTCCGCTGAGGGTGTCCGCATCTTCATCGGTGAAGAGTCTGGCTACGAATTGTTGGATGCCTGTTCGGTGGTTTCTGCTCCGTATTCCAACGAAGAAGGGGTGGTCGGCGTATTGGCCGTCATTGGGCCCACCCGAATGGCCTATGAGCGGGTCATTCCGATTGTGGATGTCACCGCAAATATATTGACCTCGGCCTTGAAATCCAACGACTAG
- the fur gene encoding ferric iron uptake transcriptional regulator, with protein MSANNQSQDLRKAGLKVTLPRLKIFEIMETSDTRHLSAEDVYKLLLESGEDIGLATVYRVLTQFESAGLVTRHNFEGGHAVFELDQGQHHDHMVCIETGDVIEFVSDEIERLQHEIAEKHGYDLEDHSLVMYVRPKTKK; from the coding sequence ATGAGCGCCAACAATCAAAGTCAAGATCTTCGCAAAGCGGGCTTGAAAGTCACGCTTCCCAGGCTGAAAATCTTCGAAATCATGGAGACATCCGACACGCGCCATCTGAGCGCGGAAGACGTCTACAAGCTCTTGCTTGAATCCGGCGAAGACATCGGTCTTGCCACGGTGTATCGCGTGCTCACTCAGTTTGAGTCGGCTGGGCTTGTCACCCGGCACAATTTTGAGGGCGGTCACGCGGTGTTCGAGCTCGATCAAGGGCAGCATCACGACCACATGGTCTGTATTGAAACCGGTGACGTGATCGAATTCGTCAGCGATGAAATCGAACGATTACAGCACGAGATTGCCGAGAAGCACGGTTACGATCTGGAAGATCACAGTCTAGTGATGTACGTCCGGCCAAAAACCAAAAAATAG
- the recN gene encoding DNA repair protein RecN — MLTDLHIRDFVIAKSLDLEFERGLTVLTGETGAGKSILIDALGLVLGDRADTQSVRDGADKAELSAVFDLTDESSARAWLRDRELDSDHECVVRRVVHANGRSKAFINGKPCPVQQLKELGALLVDIHGQHAHQAMLKPEVQRALLDATLDAVLLNKTAQAFDTWKTKQIELDALRQRLQERSARLDLLRFQCDELNTLAPLDGEFTTLSEEQYRLSHVSTLAEASQAAIEALSNDSSSAQSALASARRNLAGVLTIDTTLAELDELLAHAEIEIEESLSGLVRYADTLDMDPARRDFVESRLDALSGAAKKHRVEPEALVAQLDRLNHELVELDNAEESLAALEQAVSAAAKHFLNAAKKLTTARKKAAKQLGQRIEELVRELGMPDCQFAVDVVSDNTATWRRDGIDTVQFMIQANQGESARPLAKVASGGELSRVSLAVQVVSASSDGASCRVFDEVDAGVGGAVAALIGQRMQELGQHFQVLAVTHLPQVACHGHQHLKVSKASLDNRTQSQVTLLNSKERIEELARMLGGVEVTATTRRHAKELLGDAHKTPRAQA, encoded by the coding sequence ATGCTCACCGATCTGCACATCCGCGACTTTGTGATCGCTAAGTCGCTCGACCTTGAATTTGAGCGCGGCTTGACGGTACTCACCGGAGAAACAGGCGCCGGTAAATCGATTTTAATTGACGCCTTGGGGCTCGTACTGGGCGATCGCGCTGACACACAGAGCGTGCGCGACGGTGCCGACAAGGCCGAGCTCAGTGCCGTTTTCGACCTCACCGACGAATCGAGCGCGCGAGCCTGGCTGCGCGATCGCGAGCTCGACAGCGATCATGAGTGCGTTGTTCGCCGCGTTGTTCACGCTAACGGTCGCTCCAAGGCCTTCATCAACGGTAAGCCCTGCCCAGTGCAGCAGCTTAAGGAACTCGGTGCGCTTCTGGTCGACATTCATGGCCAGCATGCCCACCAGGCAATGCTCAAACCGGAAGTTCAGCGCGCACTGCTGGATGCCACGCTGGACGCGGTGTTGCTCAACAAAACTGCTCAGGCCTTTGACACGTGGAAAACGAAGCAAATCGAGCTCGATGCGCTGCGTCAACGACTTCAGGAACGTAGCGCACGCCTGGATCTACTGCGGTTCCAGTGCGACGAACTCAATACGCTCGCCCCACTCGACGGCGAGTTCACGACGCTCAGCGAAGAACAGTACCGCCTCAGCCACGTTTCGACCTTGGCCGAAGCCTCACAGGCGGCCATTGAGGCACTGAGTAATGATTCGTCCTCCGCTCAGTCGGCGCTGGCCTCAGCGCGTCGTAATTTGGCCGGCGTATTAACCATCGATACAACGTTAGCTGAGCTGGACGAGTTGCTAGCACATGCTGAGATCGAGATTGAGGAATCGCTATCTGGACTCGTGCGGTATGCCGACACACTGGACATGGACCCAGCCCGTCGTGACTTTGTCGAAAGCCGGCTCGACGCGCTGTCGGGCGCGGCAAAAAAACACCGCGTTGAACCGGAGGCCCTCGTCGCGCAGCTCGACCGTCTCAACCACGAACTCGTCGAGTTGGATAACGCTGAAGAGTCGCTCGCCGCGCTGGAACAAGCGGTTAGCGCCGCCGCCAAACACTTTCTAAACGCGGCAAAAAAACTTACCACAGCGCGAAAAAAAGCCGCGAAACAGTTGGGCCAACGCATCGAAGAGCTGGTTCGTGAATTGGGCATGCCCGACTGCCAGTTTGCGGTGGATGTGGTTAGCGACAACACCGCTACGTGGCGACGAGATGGCATCGACACGGTGCAGTTCATGATTCAGGCCAATCAAGGTGAGTCGGCGCGGCCCTTAGCAAAAGTCGCATCAGGCGGCGAATTGTCGCGCGTTAGTCTAGCCGTACAGGTTGTGTCCGCGTCGAGTGACGGCGCGTCCTGTCGTGTGTTCGATGAAGTTGACGCTGGCGTTGGCGGCGCGGTGGCTGCTCTCATTGGTCAGCGCATGCAGGAATTAGGTCAGCATTTCCAAGTGCTCGCAGTTACTCATCTTCCACAGGTCGCTTGCCACGGCCATCAGCATTTAAAAGTCAGCAAGGCTTCGCTCGATAACCGCACACAGAGCCAAGTCACGTTGCTCAATAGTAAAGAGCGCATCGAAGAACTTGCGCGCATGTTGGGCGGCGTTGAAGTGACCGCTACGACCCGACGTCACGCAAAAGAACTACTCGGCGACGCCCACAAAACTCCACGCGCTCAGGCGTAA